The Acidobacteriota bacterium genomic sequence GAAAAAAGCGGACCTCGAACGGTCGCGCTCCGAGCAGCGTCGCCTGATCGCCGAGCTCGAATTCCGCGAGCGCACCGGGCAACAACGACTCGATGAGCTCGAGGAGAAAGCAGAACGTCTTCAGCGGCTGCTCGTCGTATTGACGGAGGAAGGTTCAGCGGCCTCTGCGGGGATCGGGCAGTTCCGCGGCGCTCTCGGGTGGCCGGTGGCTGGCGAAGTGATCGAGCGGTTCGGCAGGCAACGAAGCCGCAAATTTGCGACTTTCACCGTGAATAACGGGATCAGAATCGCTTCAGCGCCGGGCTCGGAGGTAAGGCCGGTTTTCCAAGGAACAGTGATCTACTCACAATGGTTGAAGGGGTATGGCAACCTGATCATCGTCGACCATGGCGACCGCATCTTCACGCTTTACGGGAACCTGCGGAACAGTCTGGTGGAACGAGGAGAGAGGGTGTCGCCCGCCGACCCGATCGGCACTGTCGAGACCGACGGCGCAGGAGACGGCGGGGCGCTTTACTTCGAAGTGAGAGTTGACAACGAGCCGGTCGATCCACTGGCCTGGCTTAGGTGAGGTGAAAAGACAGATGCAACGAGCGCGATTGCCATTCATTCTGCTGTCCCTGGCGCTGATGTCGACCATCATCGTCGGAGCTCTGTTCGGACAGGCGGCCGACAAAGACAATCTGTACAGAAACCTGAGCCTCTTCACGGAGGTGATCGAGCTGGTCGACAACAGCTATGTGGACGAGGTCGATCAGGAAAGATTGATCGAAGGGGCATTCGCCGGCGTCACAGAAGCGATCGACGAGTACAGTTTCTATGTGCCCCCCGCTTCGATGGCCGATTACGAACGTGTGCGCGTGCTGGATGACC encodes the following:
- a CDS encoding peptidoglycan DD-metalloendopeptidase family protein; protein product: MAAVGMAGQDDDRNALERLREEISALDRNLQQLRGRASTERDRLGDLEDEIAVQARQLEAAERAIEEIERDRLRGEQRLAELTARRESQRAALERRMVALYKMGDLSYLRLLLSGDLDPAALGMLNYLVKRDARMIEEYRATSQALAQERAMIAARQVEAVEVAQILEGKKADLERSRSEQRRLIAELEFRERTGQQRLDELEEKAERLQRLLVVLTEEGSAASAGIGQFRGALGWPVAGEVIERFGRQRSRKFATFTVNNGIRIASAPGSEVRPVFQGTVIYSQWLKGYGNLIIVDHGDRIFTLYGNLRNSLVERGERVSPADPIGTVETDGAGDGGALYFEVRVDNEPVDPLAWLR